One Idiomarina loihiensis L2TR genomic window carries:
- a CDS encoding tRNA cytosine(34) acetyltransferase TmcA: MAERSGYRQLQLLQDASLWREYCEARSESSIYLSNLQTHADAVLSRYRDYLGHEFEQVWIDCHDGLHADAIAALCGTVTAGGLLSILLPAESNAMSHRMERFAAKHFAESNIKPYSSVNKTETRSANETLQLTNEQNSIFNALTQSTAKPYETHIITAERGRGKSTLLGQALAQAKEHRSIIVTAPRKANAKVLLQQAPEAHFVAWDKLLEQPGNSEVTLIIDEAAGLPLWATEQLCQKFNPWLLATTVAGYEGCGRGFAVHFTDWARKTLPQVSVHQLTQPLRWPANDPLEQWLTETFLLNEQPVTQFGNRESGTFIKHASELEEALLQQCFQLLLSAHYQSSPNDLNLLLTEPGHKLAYQSTNGEVTAVAWLMSEGPILSPLKEEVRQGQRRPKGNLLPQAIGYFLQQDWAMDLHWLRVARIAVPAAKRRRKAASELLAEIYRWALDNNYQMLGTSFAWSPGLDNFWKKNGYALWRLSSRIDSVSARPAAIYALPLTNEFTELYRVCQLLGQWGQNQLQWLSGGKETLQLTEERNKIRTSLIQAYRSKTIPFDAAHFALAQWFYWQHSNHPLTELLCNSSTTLKHLGEYWGGVSQRQANENLCKEVCLLH; encoded by the coding sequence ATGGCAGAGCGCAGCGGTTACCGACAACTTCAACTGCTGCAAGATGCGAGCCTCTGGCGCGAATACTGCGAGGCTCGCTCTGAAAGTTCTATCTACTTATCAAACCTACAGACTCATGCCGATGCCGTACTCTCCCGTTACCGCGATTATCTGGGGCATGAGTTTGAACAAGTCTGGATAGACTGCCACGACGGTTTGCACGCCGACGCCATAGCAGCGCTTTGTGGCACCGTTACCGCCGGTGGTCTGTTGTCTATTTTACTCCCGGCTGAGAGCAACGCCATGAGTCACCGCATGGAGCGTTTTGCCGCAAAGCACTTTGCCGAATCAAACATCAAACCCTATTCATCGGTCAATAAAACTGAAACACGCTCAGCAAATGAGACGCTACAGCTAACGAATGAGCAGAACTCTATTTTTAACGCTCTTACACAAAGCACAGCAAAACCATACGAAACTCATATCATTACCGCCGAACGCGGCCGCGGTAAAAGTACCCTGTTAGGCCAGGCGCTTGCCCAAGCAAAAGAGCACCGCTCGATTATTGTGACGGCACCGCGAAAAGCCAATGCGAAAGTTTTACTACAGCAAGCGCCGGAAGCTCATTTCGTCGCCTGGGATAAGCTGCTGGAACAACCCGGTAATTCGGAAGTAACATTAATTATTGATGAAGCTGCGGGTCTGCCATTGTGGGCAACAGAACAGCTATGCCAAAAATTTAATCCCTGGTTGCTTGCCACAACCGTTGCTGGTTATGAAGGTTGTGGTCGTGGTTTTGCTGTGCACTTTACCGACTGGGCCAGGAAAACCTTGCCACAGGTATCTGTTCACCAGCTAACTCAACCATTACGCTGGCCCGCAAATGATCCATTAGAGCAGTGGCTGACCGAGACTTTTCTACTGAACGAGCAACCAGTAACACAATTCGGGAACCGGGAGTCCGGCACTTTTATTAAACACGCATCGGAACTTGAAGAAGCTTTGCTGCAACAATGTTTTCAACTTCTTCTCAGCGCACATTACCAAAGTAGCCCGAATGACCTTAACCTGCTGCTGACCGAACCCGGACATAAGCTCGCATATCAGTCCACAAACGGCGAAGTTACTGCGGTTGCCTGGCTTATGAGTGAGGGACCCATTTTATCGCCATTAAAAGAAGAAGTCAGACAAGGGCAAAGACGCCCCAAAGGAAATTTACTGCCTCAGGCCATAGGCTACTTTCTGCAACAAGACTGGGCTATGGATTTACATTGGCTAAGAGTTGCACGTATTGCGGTACCAGCTGCGAAAAGACGACGTAAAGCCGCCTCCGAATTGCTGGCTGAGATTTACCGGTGGGCACTGGACAACAATTACCAAATGCTGGGCACCAGTTTTGCCTGGTCACCGGGACTAGATAATTTCTGGAAGAAAAATGGCTATGCCCTTTGGCGCCTCAGTAGCCGTATAGACAGTGTGTCCGCACGGCCGGCGGCTATTTATGCACTCCCACTAACCAATGAATTCACTGAATTATACCGGGTATGTCAATTGCTCGGTCAGTGGGGACAAAACCAGCTACAATGGTTGTCAGGCGGTAAAGAAACTCTGCAGCTAACAGAAGAGCGCAATAAGATAAGAACAAGCCTTATTCAAGCCTATCGCAGTAAGACTATCCCGTTTGACGCGGCACATTTTGCCTTAGCTCAGTGGTTCTACTGGCAACATAGTAATCACCCTCTAACCGAACTGTTGTGTAACTCATCGACAACACTCAAACATCTGGGCGAGTATTGGGGTGGAGTATCTCAGCGTCAGGCGAATGAAAATCTCTGTAAAGAAGTATGCTTACTGCACTAA
- a CDS encoding prolyl oligopeptidase family serine peptidase — translation MTRYSAFILCSTVLILSGCSSFEQEKEQPKGPYPETKTVEQQDDYHGTRVEDPYRWLEQDNQEVSNWVDAQNQLSTPLLQNLPAFADIKDRMTELWNYEKVSTPFRYADRYFYFANDGLQNQSVLYTMTDLNSAPDILINPNNFSDDGTVSLARINVSPDATYVAYATSDGGSDWTEIKVRNVESGKDTRDVIEGVKFTEVAWLPNERGFYYSRYPENKDGSFDDTKPVSVYFHKLGTEQSDDELIFAFDNQPELNPYAKVSDDGKYLLIDVFKGYDANAVYLRPLAQENAPFKGLFTKWDGQYQYVTSQKGLLYFKTTNEASTGRVVAVDPKQSEPENWTEIIAAKTHTLKDVHAVNGQLFAHYLQSARSRVAIFDIKGTMLQELALPGIGSISGFEGSHKAPDVFFSFKSFTEPGKIYRYQPDQQRTTLWYETKVPAELDQYTTEQVVYNSADGTEVPMFLVHDKNIELNGENPTLLYGYGGFNISITPDYDTTRLVWLEMGGVLAIPNLRGGGEFGEMWHQQGTKENKQNVFDDFIAAAEWLINNNYTNKNKLAIQGRSNGGLLVGATMTQRPELFAAALPAVGVMDMLRYQLPSANARGWGSEFGLSENKKDFKTLYAYSPVHNTESGTCYPATLITTGDHDNRVVPWHSYKFAAALQRDQSCDQPILLNVETRAGHGAGTPTWMRIEEHAENWAFLYKHLGMNSEVVQSNASE, via the coding sequence ATGACTCGTTATTCAGCTTTTATTCTTTGTTCAACTGTGTTGATACTGAGTGGCTGTAGCTCGTTTGAACAGGAAAAGGAACAACCTAAAGGCCCTTACCCCGAAACTAAAACCGTCGAGCAGCAAGATGATTATCACGGTACCCGGGTTGAAGATCCTTACCGCTGGCTAGAGCAGGACAATCAGGAAGTGTCTAATTGGGTGGATGCACAAAACCAGTTATCTACCCCTTTATTGCAAAATCTTCCGGCGTTCGCGGACATTAAAGACCGCATGACTGAACTGTGGAATTATGAAAAAGTCAGCACGCCTTTTCGCTATGCTGACCGGTATTTCTACTTCGCAAATGACGGCCTTCAAAATCAGTCCGTGCTATACACCATGACCGATTTAAACAGTGCGCCGGATATTCTGATTAATCCTAATAACTTCAGCGACGACGGAACCGTGTCGCTGGCACGTATTAACGTTTCTCCCGACGCTACCTATGTTGCTTATGCCACTTCTGACGGCGGCAGCGACTGGACGGAAATAAAAGTCCGTAATGTAGAGTCAGGAAAAGACACCCGCGACGTTATTGAAGGGGTTAAATTTACCGAAGTTGCCTGGCTACCAAATGAACGTGGTTTTTATTACAGCCGTTATCCTGAAAATAAAGACGGCAGCTTTGATGATACAAAACCCGTCAGTGTTTATTTTCATAAATTGGGAACCGAACAAAGTGACGATGAGCTGATTTTTGCTTTTGACAACCAGCCCGAACTAAACCCTTACGCCAAAGTATCAGACGACGGTAAATACTTACTTATTGATGTTTTTAAAGGCTACGACGCTAATGCCGTCTACCTGCGTCCGCTAGCACAGGAAAATGCACCTTTTAAAGGGCTTTTCACCAAGTGGGACGGCCAATATCAGTACGTTACCAGCCAAAAAGGCCTGCTGTATTTTAAGACTACTAATGAAGCGTCGACAGGTCGTGTCGTTGCCGTTGATCCTAAACAATCTGAACCTGAGAACTGGACAGAAATTATTGCTGCAAAAACTCATACACTGAAAGACGTACATGCAGTAAATGGTCAACTATTTGCGCATTATTTGCAGTCAGCGCGCTCGCGAGTGGCTATCTTTGATATAAAAGGAACCATGCTTCAGGAGCTGGCTTTACCCGGTATTGGCTCAATTAGCGGTTTTGAAGGCAGCCATAAAGCACCCGATGTATTCTTTTCCTTCAAAAGCTTTACCGAACCGGGAAAAATCTATCGCTACCAGCCTGACCAGCAACGTACCACCTTGTGGTATGAAACCAAAGTGCCAGCCGAATTAGATCAATATACAACTGAGCAAGTGGTATACAACAGTGCCGATGGCACCGAAGTTCCAATGTTTTTAGTGCACGACAAGAACATTGAGCTTAACGGCGAAAACCCAACGCTGTTATATGGTTATGGCGGTTTCAATATTTCTATTACGCCAGATTACGACACAACCCGTCTTGTCTGGTTAGAAATGGGCGGCGTACTAGCCATTCCAAATCTTCGCGGCGGCGGTGAATTTGGTGAAATGTGGCATCAACAAGGCACTAAAGAAAACAAGCAAAACGTCTTTGACGACTTTATTGCCGCGGCTGAATGGTTAATAAACAACAACTACACCAACAAGAACAAGCTGGCTATTCAGGGACGCAGTAACGGCGGTTTATTGGTCGGCGCTACCATGACTCAGCGTCCTGAGTTGTTTGCCGCAGCCCTTCCTGCCGTTGGTGTTATGGATATGCTGAGATACCAACTGCCCAGCGCCAATGCACGAGGCTGGGGTAGTGAATTTGGTTTAAGCGAAAATAAAAAGGACTTCAAAACTCTTTATGCTTATTCGCCGGTGCACAATACCGAGAGCGGCACCTGTTATCCGGCAACACTCATTACCACCGGTGACCACGATAATAGAGTGGTTCCATGGCACAGCTACAAGTTTGCGGCGGCATTACAACGTGACCAAAGTTGCGACCAGCCGATACTGTTAAACGTAGAGACTCGCGCTGGTCATGGAGCCGGTACGCCAACCTGGATGCGCATTGAAGAACACGCGGAAAACTGGGCCTTTTTATACAAGCATTTAGGTATGAACTCAGAGGTTGTACAAAGCAACGCTTCTGAATGA